In Bosea vestrisii, the following are encoded in one genomic region:
- the hutC gene encoding histidine utilization repressor: MSATQIDAVALDGAGPLYDQIRRAVRDLILAGTWPPGTAVPPEHALMERLGASRMTVHRALAQLAREGLITRRRRSGTIVASPPASHAMLDILSIPQEVRELGQAYSYRILQRRDGKAQREVATRFELRRSVEITHLTLLHFADGRPHVLEDRVIHLATLPQVLEESFTETPPGDWLLQNSLWSQAEHAISAIAAELQEAELLKIDAGEPCLLVERRTWNQSEPITAVRLLYPGGRHRFVGRFGPYGAV, translated from the coding sequence ATGTCAGCCACTCAGATCGATGCCGTGGCGCTGGATGGAGCCGGTCCGCTCTATGACCAGATTCGTCGCGCCGTCCGCGATCTGATCCTGGCCGGGACCTGGCCGCCGGGCACGGCGGTGCCGCCCGAGCATGCGCTGATGGAGCGTCTTGGCGCCTCGCGCATGACCGTGCATCGGGCTCTCGCGCAGCTTGCCCGCGAGGGACTGATCACGCGCCGGCGCCGCTCGGGCACGATCGTCGCGAGCCCGCCGGCAAGCCATGCGATGCTCGACATCCTCTCGATCCCGCAGGAGGTTCGCGAACTCGGGCAGGCCTACAGCTATCGCATCCTGCAACGGCGTGACGGCAAGGCGCAGCGCGAGGTTGCGACGCGCTTCGAACTTCGCCGCTCCGTGGAGATCACGCACCTGACTTTGCTACACTTCGCCGATGGCAGGCCGCATGTGCTGGAGGACCGGGTGATCCACCTTGCCACGCTGCCGCAGGTCCTGGAGGAGAGCTTCACCGAGACACCGCCCGGCGACTGGCTCCTCCAGAACAGCCTGTGGTCGCAGGCGGAGCATGCAATCAGCGCCATCGCGGCGGAGCTGCAGGAAGCGGAGCTGCTGAAGATCGATGCAGGCGAGCCCTGCCTCTTGGTCGAGCGCCGGACCTGGAACCAGTCCGAGCCGATCACCGCCGTGCGGTTGCTCTATCCCGGCGGTCGTCACCGCTTCGTCGGGCGCTTCGGGCCTTATGGGGCGGTTTGA